TTTCCTGCAGGATAGCTTTTGGCGCTTTCATATACCATTGCCGGAAACTCAGGCTGGATGTTACTCGCTAAAAAACCGTACTGCTGACCAGCTGGCAATTTAAGGTAATTGTATTTTTTCGTATCGTATTTGAAAGTCACAGGCTCCAGCTTTTTTAACTGCTGCGTGGAATTCGCAATCTTGTCAATATTCACTTTTAACTCCTGTTCTTCAATTTTCTGTGCGTTTGCTGTTACTGCACAGGCGCTCAATAAAAGTCCCAATACAGAACCCTTAAATACTAAAGGATATTTCATATTTATTTAATTTAACTTGGTAAATGCTTTAATTCTGATGTTTGATGCCCTAACTTACAGGCGGTCGTCCGGAGGCGGATTACTCAGGGAAATATAGACCTTTACCGTATCCGGAAAGGCAAAAAGAGGATAGCCCTTTAATAGGCGCTGCGCAAAATCAGCTGCGGCAAGAGGTGCGATATATTCTTCATCCAGGCTTTCTATCGTTGCACCACGCTTCTGATCTTCATCAGGAACATCTTCTTCCTGGGCATCGGTGCTATGTACGACAGTAGTATGAGGATTAAAAGTAAGCGCATACAGCGAACCGCTCTTTACCAGGAGGAAAGAGATCAAGATCAGCAGGCCCGTTACTTTTTTAATCATAAGCGCTCAAATTTGCAAAAATACTCCAGAAAGTTAGTCATACTTCCTCCATTTTTACAATCTTAAGCTAAAACATTTTCAAAATTCAAACATAAAAAAAGGGTTCAGAATGAGGCCGTACCCCATCCTGAACCCTTCTGAATTATTTTAACCAATAGATTAAAAGATGTTTGCAACCAGCTGTAAAGTACCGGTTTTATGCTCCGGACTAAACATCGCCGTTGCAGAAACCGGCAGGTGATAGTTAAACAACACCAGGTCCTTATTATAAGTAAGCCCCGTATTCACCACATTCGGACGGTTTCCATAAAAATTCTTCTCTCTGCCAAAAGCAAAACCACCACCCACAAATACGTGCAGACTACTGTTTTCCTCATCCTTCCAGAGTAACTGATCCAGCTGTACGTAGTTTGAATAGGCATTGCCCAGCTTTCCATTACCCTTTACATAAGTATCTCTTCCCGCTACAATTGTATTCCAGCTCAGTGTTAGCGGCAGCTTAAAATCAAACTGATAAGCCAGTCCCACATCAATAAAATGGGATGTCGTTCCTTTTTTATAGTTAAACAGGTTTGCATTCGGGAAATCGCTGAAATTGTTGATGTCCCATACACTCAGCGTAAAACCTTTCTTCGTATAACTCATATAATAATCAAACTCCTTATAATTCCCGTTCAGGCTCGCCCCTCCCCAGAATCCTGCCTGAAAGCTTCCATCCTTAGATTTATAATGCAGGTCCACATCAGATATCGGCGCGTCCGACACTTTAAACCCCCTCCAGATGTATAAACTCCGAAGCTGCAGATTGGCATCAAAAGGTTTGTATTGTTTAATTGTTTTTGTGCTTTGATTCAGGGCGGTACTATCCTGTGCCCGAAGGCTCAAACCGGACAGTAACAGCAAAGCAATGGCTACCCCACTATTCTTTAACATGTTCATAGGTTTATTTTTGTTTTTCAGAAGATAAAGTCATCACGATCTGATCATGATGGTTAGCATGGTGCTATTTCAGCATCAGGTGCAGGAATGCGGCCAGTGCAGCACCAGTAAGCGGTCCCACAACCGGGATCCAGGCATAAGCCCAGTCATTGCCAGCTTTGTTTTTGATCGGAAGCAGCAGGTGCATGATCCTTGGTCCAAGGTCTCTTGCCGGATTAATCGCATACCCTGTAGTTCCACCCAGCGAAAGGCCGATCACCCAGACCAATAATGCCACAGGCAGGGCGCCTACAGAGCCCAGCCCTACTATCTGTTTCGTAGCGGTAATCTCCGCTCCGGTAATGTGAAAAATAGTGTATACCAGCACAAAAGTTCCCACCACTTCACAGATAAAATTGATGCCGTAGTTTCTGATCGCCGGTCCAGTGCAGAACACCGCCATTTTAGCGCCCGCATCTTCTGTACGGTCAAAATGATCTTTATGCGTAAGCCATACCAGAAAAGCTCCCATCATTGCCCCTAAAAACTGGGCGACAATATATCCCGGAACTGCTGTCCATGGGAAAGCACCGCTAATGGCCAGCGCCACTGTTACCGCAGGGTTCAGGTGTGCCCCGCTATACGGTCCGGCCACCACGACCCCAACAAATACAGCCAGTGCCCAGGCAGTCGTGATCACGATCCAGCCTCCGTTATTTCCTTTTGTGTCTTTTAAGACCACATTGGCTACCACGCCATCGCCCAATAAGATGAGCAGCATAGTACCAATCATTTCTGCAATAAATGGTGTCATAGTGTTTGTTTTTGGTTGTTATGATTGAATTTTTTTGGCAATAGTGTTCCTCCGCAGGGAGGAAAGGTTCAAAACAACCTCAGCTCCCTGCCTAAGAGCAGGACATGATGATTAAAATTTAAAGGGTTCTTTTCGCTATTCTTCCGACCAGTTTCTCGATCTTTCCACCGCTTTTTTCCAGTAATGAAGCAGGTTTTCCGATTTGTCTTTTTCCATCTCCGGTTCAAACTTCTTTTCTACCGCCCATTGTTTCTTGATCTCATCCACACTTTTCCAGTAACCTACTGCTAGTCCGGCCAGGTAAGCTGCACCAAGCGCAGTCGTTTCCAATACTTTAGGACGGATCACATTGCTTCCGAAAATATCCGCCTGGAATTGCATCAGGGCATTATTTTCTACCGCACCACCGTCTACCCGAAGTTCTGTAGATTTCTTTCCCGAATCCGATTCCATACTTTTCAGCAGATCCTGCACCTGGAAAGCAATCCCTTCCAATGCTGCACGGGCAATATGTGCTGAAGTTGTTCCTCTGGTAATTCCGAAGATCGCACCGCGGGCATACTGATCCCAGTAAGGCGCACCTAAACCAGTTAGCGCCGGTACAAAATAAACCCCGCCATTGTCCTCTACCGAAGCAGCCAGCTTTTCACTTTCTGCCGAAGTCCGGATAATGCCCAGGCCATCACGCAACCATTGAATCGCCGCACCGCCTACAAAAACACTACCTTCCAGCGCATAAGTTACTTTGCCATCAATCTTCCAGGCTACGGTCGTCAGCAGGTTATTTTTAGAAAGCACAGGTTTATGT
This region of Pedobacter steynii genomic DNA includes:
- a CDS encoding tail fiber domain-containing protein, which encodes MKYPLVFKGSVLGLLLSACAVTANAQKIEEQELKVNIDKIANSTQQLKKLEPVTFKYDTKKYNYLKLPAGQQYGFLASNIQPEFPAMVYESAKSYPAGKSDSKIARYNEVQTENLIPVLVAAIKEQQAEIELLKKEVSLLKEKSK
- a CDS encoding MIP/aquaporin family protein; the encoded protein is MTPFIAEMIGTMLLILLGDGVVANVVLKDTKGNNGGWIVITTAWALAVFVGVVVAGPYSGAHLNPAVTVALAISGAFPWTAVPGYIVAQFLGAMMGAFLVWLTHKDHFDRTEDAGAKMAVFCTGPAIRNYGINFICEVVGTFVLVYTIFHITGAEITATKQIVGLGSVGALPVALLVWVIGLSLGGTTGYAINPARDLGPRIMHLLLPIKNKAGNDWAYAWIPVVGPLTGAALAAFLHLMLK